CTTTTGAGTAGATCCATTGTCGAATGAAAcgtaatgtagacgacaggtcgacatggcaattctctagtgacgtgacgttttcaatatcgatatatttttattatgtatgtaacaaaatgtgaataaaataataccacgttttcatttaatttaatatttattcatctgaatcatctaacgtatcgctacaaaaacttaaagaatcttcgtcactggtatcttcgtcaaatttttctaacacttttctagctagttctcgagcttgagagtgaattattggtttttttgcttgaacacgcgacgaagatgcaaccgtagccatttttaaaacacaatagtaataaattatgtgagcgagattataatcgataaacgcggtcgatacggactcgtgcgacactaagactaagacgccgcggggactgtgcgggtgtgcggggcgaccccgcctccgcggctcacctcatgccccgattgccatgtcgtcAACAGTAGATCCTCCATCCTTTTATAAAAGctactgcctatctgaccttccaacgcgcgtagggaaaaccagcttaATGCAGGttggtcacatacttccgaaacgcattccTCGCTACATTCCCCATCACCGCTGATCACGTGTTGATCATTTATGATGGCAGAGTCTTcctctagaaggacgtacattgactaaattgtaaatttccttagaaaaggttcagtacgatcctTTATGGTCTCTGAACcgacgtgtgtgtatgaaacgattggtgaatgtggaggaagcaagagaagtgtgtcaggatcgaagcaaatggaactccatagtAGAGACTATAACCATAGGGTAACCAGAGGGTTACCCCAGTGagaatagacgtgagtttatgtatgtatgaagacCAATGACcgtgagtttatatacgtaACATACTTACGTGTTTACGTGTTTGCATTTCAGGAGTTTCTCCTCAGGAATCGCGTGTCACCGAACCTGATTAAACTAGCGAAGTCATACAGCCTGTACCTGTGGCGAGAGAGCCGCGGGTACCAGTCGCCGCAGTTCGTGGTGGAGGCTCCACAGGTGCTCAAAGAGAAGATCATGAGCGCCGCCTTCATGCGGCATCTTGATAACGTGAGAATACTATCCAGATATATGTTATTTTTACTATGTCAAAGATTGCGTAAGGGGTATGCATCTACccggtatatacagggtgtgaaaaactttgagcgatgaatacacacatacacgaatacattttattttatttagtttttttttttagtgaacATGTTTGTATTgtgagagagactggtgtccataCTAGACGGAATAGGCATTCACACAGGCGTGTTACGGATCACTAGGCTCTCCTCCCTATTTTCATAGTACATGGCAAGGCATTGTTATACAAATACTCTTTAAAATTAGctataggtgtgtgtgtgtgtgtcagaatcagaatcagaatcatttattcaacgtaattatcatggataaacttgttgaaggtcaatgtaacatttttgaatttacgtcatttcgcaaggtgttatggctgaggagaagaaatgataagaaactgcaacagcaacacatcttttaaatcaatgagggtacattacaagttatttaataactagaggaacacattcaataccagacatttttatcatttaggtaatcattaatcttataataggcttttttacataaagtaagctttacgtgagctttaaatttgttctctgacaaatttaaaatattatctggtattttattgtaaaaacgtatacataaccccaaaaaagatgaatttaatttacttaatctagaattttgaacaatttattccttgtattgtaagtatgcctttcacagtttctcggaaggagagatacatttttacgcacatacataatgttttcataaatatattgacttgcgaccgtcagtatatttatttctttaaacagctcccttaaagagtcccgacaacgcagattataaatagcgcgaactgcccttttttgaataatgaaaatagtttctacatcagcggctcgaccccacaataaaataccgtaagacattatgctgtggaagtagctgaagtagacaagtctagcagtgggtacatctgtgagttgtcggatccttctgacggcatatgctgctgaacttagcttgcccgctagtgatacaatatgtgggccccattgaagttttgaatctacagtaattcctaagaaaactgtgtgttcaacaaaatctagtttctcgtagttaattttaatgttattatttactttctttacgtttggtagaacaaatttaatacacttcgttttcttagcatttagaactagattatttactgtaaaccagcttagaacctgcgacacagcgctgtttgcttcgtaaagttcctctaactttctatcgattttaaatataagagaagtgtcatccgcgaacagtacaatgtcagcttggttctgtactacataaggtaaatcatttatgtacactaaaaaaaggaacggccccaaaatggatccttgaggaactcccatttgaacatgagagcccgaagaagtcgtactattgatttgtaccttttgtatcctatcacctagatatgaatttaacaaatgttTTTAACTAGTGTTTTAGCCCTACGACGCGAAGTGCACTAGAACACACACTAACAACTacacttgtgtgtgtgtgtgtgtgtgtgtgtgtgtgtataaatatattttacttttcagcacgttcatttaaaatatgtacttaattagaaaattcaaaatgtgcttagacttcgtgtctattttttgtttaatgtgttacCTGATTATCTTACCGGGtccaactgaaaatcagcgccatagtctaggctatggcattatcctgaggtggaaccgtttcggcaaacattcataattgtattattttgttttaatatgtgaaaacaataagtatatcgaattaatattttttctttctttctttctatatcaAGTGGATTAGTCCGTGACAagaatatggaactgaaaataataaaaaaaaaacacacataaaacatgtttattatttttttttgcactaaatatcatgttctgaatcatccctcaatgtttattttcgtttcgttcgctacggtgtcactaacagcctgtattaaTTAATTGTCAAAATAAACACTGTCATTTCAGCATCCGATCTTCGGAAAATGCGAACATCCACTTCGGCGACAAGTAGTAGCTTGCATGAAACCTTATTATTACGAAGatggtaagtatttaatagGCATTATGGTCCTGTGGTGCAcacgcttgcttctcaaatggggagtGCCAGCGCTCCCGCTTCGGAACCGTGAACAATACCTACCGATAaaaggaatatttttttttacgtcacaaaaacaaacttaaaaactagtcattaaataacccgcccctcactgttcccggagcaaaggtgcccacaacactagccgcattaccgcgttgaatggcaatggccagcctttggaccaggaacgagccggagcgggagtcacctgttttctccctgagcctgagacccaaggaatatttttaaaagaaagaaaaaaaaatcttatttcaAAAAGACACAGAAGTCAATGTGGTCCTATAGTtcccaaacggggagcgccggccGGTTGAAACACCTGTACCggagttgcaccaatgagttattaatttaccttatgtgcagttttcactacagAGTTGGCTCGAGCAATAgatagcgatacggctcaccacctatcgttggtctaacagaaatctcagtgaggtgtgggtacttagttcatcttgtgatgaaccTCTGGCAACCCCAATTGttatacagtcgtgagcttatgttatgttaaaagaaAAAGATGATGATCTTTCCAGTTATATCATGTTGTCTAATATACTATGTCAAACAGAGGATCTCTCGCCATAACATAAAAGTTGACGCTAAAACGTTGCGCAAATGGATCGCCGCGCCGGAGGCGAGATATGGCACTAAAATGTATGAAAGGGACATGTTCATATGGTGGTAGGGGACATTCTAAATAATCATAGGtacctcactcagcataagtcTCGGCCCTGCTGTGTGAGACACGAACGTACTAAAAACTTCTTAGTACGAGAGCGGACCGTGACATATCCTACATCATCGACTATCAAAATGGGACCAGTTTATAGTTGTCActgagagctcggtgaggtgtgtgatgtgaactaagttcatcttgcgatggatctcAGTTCTTGCTATACGTAAAAAAATGTCACTAGGTATAGTTTATCGTAAAATTTACCaactactattgttttttttaggtaTGTATGTGGTGAAAGAGGGCGAGATGCCGGCAGCCATGTTTTTCGTCCACAGAGGATCGGTGCAAGAACTCGACGAAGAGATGGAGCAGGAACTTAAGCTGTATAAACCTGGAGAGTTCTTCGGCACGGTAATAATAACTACTTAAacaatttgtgaaaaaaaaaacccaaaaaattCGCGAGTTGTagcaaaaaaaatctaataaggaGAGGAGAGTTTCACCACGACACGAGTGTATTTACAACCTTGTtgttagtaattatttactctggtattcttcttcttctcttgtgtagATTGTGAGGTAGATGATCAACCTTAAGGTTACGATAGAGCcaccacaggcccctgacatgcctcatgaaACGACTAACTTTTGTATTAAACTCGTGATTTTTCTTGTTCAGTTGCAGGGTTTGCATCACGACATTGCTTACACCCTCACATACACAGCAAACACCAGATCACAAGTATTAATGCTTTGCCTTGACGATTGGGAATTCTTACTTCCGCATTATCCAGTAAGTAATCTAATCATTTACCCTCCAAAAGACAAGCCTGCTGACGCTCACGTTGAAAAACGTTACGAACCCCCTCCGGTACAACACGTGGAAGCAAAGAAAGAGAAAAAGAAAGTctttgttacaaaaaaaacagaGGTCAAAGAAATTGAAAATGAAGAGGACGAACACCTAATCAAACTTGACGATGTCGAGCCAATGTCAGAATTGGATAGGCTTTTAGAAGAAGCTACACTGGGTTTGAAAATGCCAGTCAAGGAGCAGGTGTCAACAAAACCAGCAGCTGAAAAACCAGATTCAGTACCGGAGAAAACAGTTCGGGAAAAACCtgtttcaataaaaaaacaacaagaaACAGTTCCGCAAAAACTAGTTTCAGGAAAACTGGTCTCAGATAGTGTAAAGGCTCCTGCATTAGGTGCAGGGGCTGCTGTCGGTGCTGGTACTGGTGCACTTTTAGCTGCGGCGGCTTCACGTTTAGCACATGTCTCCGCAGGTCTACAAGCTAAAACGCGCTCAGGCAAGGAAAAGTCAACATTACAAGAATCTGCTCCGACTAAAGCTGTAACTGATACAGACGCACCTGCACCTGAACAACTTAGTCAATTAACAAAAGGGCTCTCAGATATGGATAGCATAGCTAGGGCAGCAAGTCCGCTTGCTGAAGTAAGTATGACATCTAAAGAAATTGTATCGCCTAAAGAAGTTGTGTCACATAGAGAAATACCACTAAAAGAAACTGAGTCACACAATGATATTATGTTGCCTAAAGAGCCAGAATTCCATGCATCTCAAGTAATCGTAGTGCATAAGGAGACTGTGTTCGCAGAAGAAATAGTATCACCTATGAAAGCCGAGTCACGAAAAGAAATAGTTTTGTCTAAGGAAGCCGTGTCACTTAAAGAAATACTTTCATCTAAAGAAATAGTATCGCTTACAGAAACTGCATCACCTAGAGACGTAGTGTTACCTAAAGAAATAGTATCGCCTAAGGATGGCGAATCACCTAAGAAAATAGTTTTAACTAAGGAAGCCGTGTCACCTAAAAAAACTGTATCACCTAAGGAGGTCGTGTCACCTAAAGAAATGATTTcacttaaaaatattgtatcaTCTAAAGTAATAGTTCCACCGGAAGAAGCCGTGTCTCCTAAAAAACTAGTTTCACCTAAAGAAACTGCATCACTTGTAAAGACTGACTCGCTTAAAGAAGTTATTTCACCTATAGAAGTTGTATCGCCTAAAAATACTGAATCCCTTAAAAAAGTCGTGTCACCTAAAGAGGTTCAATCTCTTAAAGGATTAACATCACCTAAAGAACTTGTATCGCCTACAGAGGGCGTATCGCCTAAAGAAGCCATATCACTTAAAGATACTATATTACCTGAGGCGGATGTATCACATAAAGAAGTTAAGTCACCTAAAGAAGCTGTATTACCTAAAGAGGCAGTATCGCCTAAAGAGGATGTATCACCTAAATACGGTAAATCTCTGAAAGAAACCACGTCATCTAAAGAAATTGTGTCACCTAGAGATGCTGAATTTCTTAAAGAAATCACGTTACCTAAAGAATCTGTGTCTCCTAAAGAAGTCATATCACCTAAAGAAATCGTATCACCTAAAAAGGCTGTATCAACTAAAGAGGTTGAATCTCCTAAAGAAGTTGTATCAACGAAAGACGTTATGCCACCAAAAGTTATGGCAGCGCCTCAAGAGGCCGTATCACCTAAAGGGGCCGAATCAATTGAAGAGGCTGTAATGCCTAAAGAAGTTGTATTATCGATAGAGGCTGTATCACCTAAAGAGACAATATCACCTAAAAAACCTGAATCTTCTAAAGAAGTTGTATCGCCTAAAGGGGCTGAGTCACCTAAAGAGGCCGTATCACCAAAAGAAATTATATCACCTAAAGGGGGTGAATCTTCTAAAGAAATTGGATCATCTATTGTGGGCGTATCACCTGAACTGACTACGTCACCTAATAAACAATTATCACCTAAAGAGGTCGTGTCACCCAAAGAAGTTGTATCACCTAAAGAGGCTGAATTGCCTGAAGAGGCTGTATCGCCTAAAGAAGTTGGATCATCAATATATGCTGTATCACCTGAAGAGACAATATCACCTAAAAAACCTGAACCTCCTAAAGAAGTTGTATCACTTAAAGAGGCTGAATCGCCTCAAGAGGCCATATCACCTAAAGAGGCTGAATCGCCTAACGAGGCTACATCGCCTAAAGGAGTTGTATCACCAATAGATACTGTATCACCTGAAGAGACAATATCACCTAAAGAAGCTGAATCTGCTAAAGAACTTGTATCGCCTAAAGAGGCTGAGTCAGCTAAAGAGGCCGTATCACCTAAAGAAGTTATATTACCGAAAGAGGCTATATCACCAAAAGATATTGTATCGCCTAAAGAGGCCATACCACTAAAAGAAATTGTATCACCTAAAGAGGATGAATCACCTAAAGAGGATGAATCACCTAAAGAGGATGAATCTTCTAAAGAAATTGGATTACCTGTAGTGGGTTCATCACCTGAACGGACTACGTCACCTAATAAACATTTATCTCCTAAAGAGGTTGTGTCACCTAAAGAAGTTGTATCATCCAAAGAGGCTGAATTGCCTAAAGAGGCCTTATCACCTAAAGAAGTTATATCATCGAAAGAGGTTATATCACCAAAAGATATCGCATCGCCTAAAGAAGCCGTATCACCTACACTAATTGTATCACCTAAAAAAGCTTTATCACGTAAAGATGGTGAATCTTTTAAAGAAATTGGATCACCTATAGTTGGTGCATCACCTGAACAGACTACGTCACTTAATGAACAATTATCTCCGAAAGAGGTTGTGTCACCCAAAGAAGTATCTCCTAAAGAGGCTGAATCGCGTAAAGAGGATGTATCACCTCAAGAAATTATATCACCGAAAGAGGTTACATCACCAGAAGATACCGCATCGCCTAAACAGGCCGTATCACCTCAAGAAATTGTATCGCCTATAGAGGGTGCTTCACCTGTAAAGACTTCGTCAcccaaagaaaaaatatctcCTAAAGAGGTTGTGTCACCAAAAGAAGTTGTATCGCCTAAAGAGACCGTATCACCTAAAGAAGTTATATCACCGAAAGAAATTGTATCGTCTAAAGAGGCTGAATCACCTAAACAGGCCGTACCACCTCAAGAAGTTGTATCACCTAAAGAGGCTATGTCACCAAAACATATTGCATCGCCTAAAGAGACCGTGTCACCTAAAGAAGTTATATCACCGAAAGAAATTGTATCGTCTAAAGAGGCTGAATCACCTAAACAGGCCGTACCACCTCAAGAAGTTGTATCACCTAAAGAGGCTATGTCACCAAAACATATTGCATCGCCTAAAGAGACCGTGTCACCTAAAGAAGTTGTATCATCGAAAGAGGTTGAATCGCCTAAAAAAGCTGTATCACTTGGAGAAGTCGTATCGCCTCAAGAAGCTGAATCACTTAAAGAGTCTAAATCTACTAAACATGAATCACCTGAAGAAGTCTTGCCGGCTAAAGAGGCCTCTCTTAAACATGTCTCATTACCTAAGAAAGACTCATCATCTAAAGAAATTGTATATCTTAAAGACCGTGGTCCATTGGAACAATCGACTGTAGAAATAAGTACAGTAGATAAGAAACCTCATACATCTACATCATCATCCACAAGTGTTTCAATGGAGGTAAGTATGCCCCGCTTACTTCGAAGTTTAAGTAGAAAATCTACTTTTGATTTAAAAACAGAAGTAGGTTACGAGGACTTGGATGAATCTGGCACACAACTTAAGGACAAAGAAACTACACCACCAAAAGAAGGTTCTATTCTCACCCATCCCCACGTGGAACAAGAATTGAAACCAAAGAAATCTTTCAAGCTTTCTGATATTGCAGTGTTTGCAAAAGAACCACTGGAAAAAGAAACTACAGCCACTCAAGAAGAAAATTCTCCTTGGCCGCTTAATAGCAGAAGAAAATCTTCTGAACCAAACGTGTTCCCGTATAAGAAAACATCTATTACGGATCAATCAGAAGATGAGGAGCCGCCTAAGCCTAGTCATGAAAGACGTAAGTCAACGGTTCTTGGCGTCGATAAGGCAGCCGTCGAAGAGGAGTTATCTCATATAAAGTATTCTCAAGATGAGGCCATTGTTCCTTTCGAAACTGAAGAATGGGAATTAGATAAAAGACCAAAATCTTCTGAAGTAGAAATAGAACTGAATAAAATCACATATTCACAAGAAGATAAGAAAAAAGTCGAACAATTACCATCTGAAGCTGCCTCAGTGATAGAGCGGTCTCTTTTACCTCCACCAGATGAAAGACTCTCCACAGGAAGTGCAACCACTTATAAAAGCTATGAAACTCCACTGTTGAAACAAGAAAGTAAACTTTATTCATCGAGTGAGTCGATGCAGGAAATAGATGAAAAAGTGGCTTCGAAATCGATAGGTAAAAAAATGAAAGATCTTATGCAAGGCTCAAAGCCAAAAGTCTTACAATCAAAGGATACTTTGCAAATGGAGGACGAGAGACAGAATTTAAAATTGCTTCTCAAAGAAATGCAGCAAAAAGAACTTACTGGAGACGAACTGCCCGATAGTACAGGTTTAGCTATTCATGATGAACCACAGAAACCAACTTTACCTAATATACCTAGTACTTACGATCCAAAAGATCATAAAGCTTTTCTTACATTTAACGAAGATGTAGAAACATTTGAAGTGCCTAAAGGTGACAAATATTCCATAAGTAGCAATGCTGATGCAGAAAAGAAGAAACAATTTCATGCACAATCAATAATGTCATATGTCgacgatattaaaaaaaaagccaaAGCATCTCCTGAAACTATCGTTGAGCCAGAAACAGAGcccataaaaaaaacattgactATGAGAGAATTATTAGAAAAGGAACGTGCTGACTTGTCACCGGTTGATAGTGTATCTCACACCAGCTACGGCGTGGAAGACTTCATCATGAAAGAGAAGTCGTCCAAAATTGCAAAGGAAGTTCCCGTAAGACAAGTTTCTGCAAAGGATATTCCTGTAAAACAAGTTCCTGCAAAAGTTTCTGGAAAGGAAGGGCCTAGTAAAGGAAAAGACATGTCTAAAATAATTGAATCTGATTCAAGTGTAGAAGTGTATCTTGAAACGGAACCAGATGAAAAGAAGCCTAAAATACCACGCGGACATGTTCGATTGAATGTTGAGGAAGGCGAAAATGAGCAAGAGAAGATGAATAAAGATGAAAAGGAGAGTGGCGCTGACGCTAAAAGTCCACCGAAATAGTTCGCTCTTCACatcaaacatttattttcatacCACAAAAATGAGAATAATCTCAATGTGATATTAGTATTTTTCACAATTTATTACtaatttgtttaattaaaatattttttgtgtagaTGTTAGTTTCATTAGAGGTAAAATGTTAAATCTTATAGATCCTTATCTGTACAACATAACTCCTATACTTTATTTTCTCAGACGACTTGTGGCTTTTGTTATGCCTTGATGGGAATAACGGGCGTGTGTTCTGTCTGCCACAAACACATCTAGGTCATACTTCCATCAATCTGCTTCAAGATGGaactataaataattcaaaCCCACACCGTTACAAAACGCGTATTGTAAGTCTGCTAAAAATTACGCCACGATGCTCCAGCAAGGCGAACACGCAAATAGCACGTTTATCATCCTCCAGAGACGTAAATCCAAGACAGGGCCGTAACCAGTAGCTGGAGAAATCCAGATTTGacattgattttttaaattaaacatttataaaaaatataaaagtatttataaCTTAAGTTGTTTGTTATATCTTTGTTAGTAAACAAGCTCGTTTGGCCGATGAATAAAGGGCCCCAAGAATAACAACGTAAACaaagaaaaagataaatataaatactgCTTGTAAGACTTTACCTATGTTAAAAAATGTTGCGCGCGTAATTAATGCGTTCGCGTCACGTTACAGAAAATAGATTTTGAAATGTCGCGTAATTCTTTAAAACAATGTAGGAGCTCAGTAGTCGCCAGTGGACCGCCCCCGAGAATACACCACCGACACCACAATGAATTCCGCGGAAGGAGTGAATCTCGTAGCCACCTACTGCATCCTGCTGCTACTCTTAGTATCACTCTGGTTGCTGTACTCAGCTTTCTAACactgtaagtacatattattattttcttcattttcTGCACCTCTTTTCTCTTAGCTTCTATTATATTTGCAACATGTATATCCGCTTCATTTAAACTTGAGTTGCAACCCTGATTCTGTGGTCGTGAATCAGTTTCTCCACCTAGCAACGACCATTTTATAATCTCGTAGGTGTGTCTATAAATTGTTGCCTCCTCCTGAAAGATTTGAGTAGGACATAATGATGACACCGCGGTTAGctgttctatttttatttttctctagAAAATAATGAGCCGACCTCCAAATAATATGACTGAAGAATTAGATCCTGATGAGTAAATTGTAGCTAGAAATAAGAGAACTAAGGAGTTATATTCTTCTGgacttttataataagtaactcCATCTAAGCTAAACAGATATAATGATGTCAATTTAGAGCAACCGTTTCCAATTATCAGCCTCTTTGGAATCAGTAATGAAGATTTGAAAATTCCTGGAGTTTGCAAATTTTGAATTCCTTCGAGTAGGTCCCTGTGTGATGACGTACAATACTGCGGATATCGGAATTAGGATCCCAGTGTTCGGGAGCTAGCCGCGGCATCAACCATGCCTATCAACGCGGAGACGGTCAACTTGGCCGCAACCTACATGATCCTCGTCATCTTACTCTTCTTCCTCTGGCTGCTCTACTCGGTCGTCTTCTAGTGCCAAGTGAGTGGAATGTGCTGAATATGAAGCTAGTTTAAACCTTGTTTTtggataagtacttaatttatttctgAAGTTGCCTTGTGAAGTCTATTTGACTAGAAGTAAAATAGTCTCCTTTTGTGTCTTGTTCTATGATGTGGATCGTGACGACGTATTCAATATTTGAGGCTACGAACTATTAGTTAATACTTTCATTACACGTTATGAAGCTGATGTTTATCAGGGCACTAAGACAATTAGTATTCTTCAGGATGAGCAGAATTATGTTTGAGTTAAGGTCTTAAGCGCTGTAGGTACGACGTAAACTTAATGGTTATAACCTGAGAATGGCTTAGAGGtaatgacaccgtaatgaaaa
This portion of the Pectinophora gossypiella chromosome 1, ilPecGoss1.1, whole genome shotgun sequence genome encodes:
- the LOC126369996 gene encoding titin-like, which translates into the protein MTSKEIVSPKEVVSHREIPLKETESHNDIMLPKEPEFHASQVIVVHKETVFAEEIVSPMKAESRKEIVLSKEAVSLKEILSSKEIVSLTETASPRDVVLPKEIVSPKDGESPKKIVLTKEAVSPKKTVSPKEVVSPKEMISLKNIVSSKVIVPPEEAVSPKKLVSPKETASLVKTDSLKEVISPIEVVSPKNTESLKKVVSPKEVQSLKGLTSPKELVSPTEGVSPKEAISLKDTILPEADVSHKEVKSPKEAVLPKEAVSPKEDVSPKYGKSLKETTSSKEIVSPRDAEFLKEITLPKESVSPKEVISPKEIVSPKKAVSTKEVESPKEVVSTKDVMPPKVMAAPQEAVSPKGAESIEEAVMPKEVVLSIEAVSPKETISPKKPESSKEVVSPKGAESPKEAVSPKEIISPKGGESSKEIGSSIVGVSPELTTSPNKQLSPKEVVSPKEVVSPKEAELPEEAVSPKEVGSSIYAVSPEETISPKKPEPPKEVVSLKEAESPQEAISPKEAESPNEATSPKGVVSPIDTVSPEETISPKEAESAKELVSPKEAESAKEAVSPKEVILPKEAISPKDIVSPKEAIPLKEIVSPKEDESPKEDESPKEDESSKEIGLPVVGSSPERTTSPNKHLSPKEVVSPKEVVSSKEAELPKEALSPKEVISSKEVISPKDIASPKEAVSPTLIVSPKKALSRKDGESFKEIGSPIVGASPEQTTSLNEQLSPKEVVSPKEVSPKEAESRKEDVSPQEIISPKEVTSPEDTASPKQAVSPQEIVSPIEGASPVKTSSPKEKISPKEVVSPKEVVSPKETVSPKEVISPKEIVSSKEAESPKQAVPPQEVVSPKEAMSPKHIASPKETVSPKEVISPKEIVSSKEAESPKQAVPPQEVVSPKEAMSPKHIASPKETVSPKEVVSSKEVESPKKAVSLGEVVSPQEAESLKESKSTKHESPEEVLPAKEASLKHVSLPKKDSSSKEIVYLKDRGPLEQSTVEISTVDKKPHTSTSSSTSVSMEVSMPRLLRSLSRKSTFDLKTEVGYEDLDESGTQLKDKETTPPKEGSILTHPHVEQELKPKKSFKLSDIAVFAKEPLEKETTATQEENSPWPLNSRRKSSEPNVFPYKKTSITDQSEDEEPPKPSHERRKSTVLGVDKAAVEEELSHIKYSQDEAIVPFETEEWELDKRPKSSEVEIELNKITYSQEDKKKVEQLPSEAASVIERSLLPPPDERLSTGSATTYKSYETPLLKQESKLYSSSESMQEIDEKVASKSIGKKMKDLMQGSKPKVLQSKDTLQMEDERQNLKLLLKEMQQKELTGDELPDSTGLAIHDEPQKPTLPNIPSTYDPKDHKAFLTFNEDVETFEVPKGDKYSISSNADAEKKKQFHAQSIMSYVDDIKKKAKASPETIVEPETEPIKKTLTMRELLEKERADLSPVDSVSHTSYGVEDFIMKEKSSKIAKEVPVRQVSAKDIPVKQVPAKVSGKEGPSKGKDMSKIIESDSSVEVYLETEPDEKKPKIPRGHVRLNVEEGENEQEKMNKDEKESGADAKSPPK